A genomic region of Acipenser ruthenus chromosome 9, fAciRut3.2 maternal haplotype, whole genome shotgun sequence contains the following coding sequences:
- the LOC131696538 gene encoding uncharacterized protein LOC131696538 isoform X2 yields the protein MVWSAIRAANNLAARSVKGFFTHKANSCSGNHSRLRLLSGILNRGLHSSYCLWCLYKLEKLYPTCKLHVGLFLLIAFTDVGSCSPQSPPIIRASKGSNALLPCAVPANNHSRMIRVEWSRGERTSPFCKYTVESNTITQNECGSRMEVIWQSHHLKIKDLTIGDSSIYSCVAVSLIPPPIIENRSELTLLVEGMRLELFPMPSNTSPDCIQLVCSLASFYPPKVNVTWSKQGVTLSDTLLTNSSTYLWRSTLSLCKPDWNEGDVISCHVNSSVTAQPLTHNITITFDGDVQCCTPSWTTIIVTCVCLSAAIILGTSILLKCRKGTCLRSNEGTVLNNLVYENLQFSTAHEDHSKTSASSCIYDN from the exons ATGGTATGGAGTGCAATCAGGGCTGCCAATAACCTTGCTGCCCGCTCTGTGAAAGGGTTTTTCACTCACAAGGCTAACAGCTGCTCGGGTAATCATTCTAGGCTCAGGTTATTGTCTGGTATACTCAATCGGGGTTTACACAGTAGTTATTGCCTCTGGTGTTTGTACAAACTGGAGAAG CTATATCCCACCTGTAAACTCCACGTTGGCCTTTTCCTGCTCATTGCTTTCACAG ATGTTGGCAGCTGCTCCCCGCAATCACCTCCCATCATTAGAGCATCTAAAGGAAGTAACGCTCTGCTGCCCTGCGCTGTCCCTGCAAACAATCACTCGAGGATGATCAGGGTTGAGTGGAGCAGAGGAGAACGCACGAGTCCTTTCTGTAAATACACTGTTGAAAGCAACACTATTACCCAAAATGAATGCGGGAGTCGAATGGAGGTGATATGGCAAAGCCACCATCTAAAAATCAAAGATCTCACAATCGGTGACAGCAGTATCTACAGCTGTGTAGCTGTCAGTCTTATACCCCCACCTATAATAGAAAACCGAAGTGAACTGACCCTTCTTGTCGAGG GTATGAGGCTGGAATTGTTTCCCATGCCTTCCAACACGTCTCCGGACTGCATACAGCTGGTCTGCAGCCTAGCAAGCTTCTATCCTCCCAAAGTCAATGTTACCTGGAGTAAACAGGGGGTGACACTTTCTGACACCCTGCTGACAAACAGCAGCACATACCTCTGGAGAAGCACCCTGAGCCTCTGCAAACCCGACTGGAACGAGGGAGACGTGATCTCCTGTCACGTGAACAGCTCAGTCACAGCTCAGCCTCTCACTCATAACATCACCATTACTTTCGATGGAg ATGTGCAGTGCTGCACCCCAAGCTGGACCACAATCATAGTcacatgtgtctgtctgtctgcagcgaTCATACTGGGGACCAGCATTTTACTCAAATGTCGGAAAG GTACCTGTCTGAGGTCCAATGAAGGGACTGTGTTGAATAACCTTGTATATGAAAACCTGCAGTTCAGCACAGCACATGAAGACCACAGTAAAACCAGCGCAAGCAGCTGTATCTATGACAATTAG
- the LOC131696538 gene encoding uncharacterized protein LOC131696538 isoform X1 — protein MLIAVISKQEAVILCVSHLKLKKCWQKKEFSCSSIPICKQNYKEEEHHEQNDIVHNPEVKNMLYPTCKLHVGLFLLIAFTDVGSCSPQSPPIIRASKGSNALLPCAVPANNHSRMIRVEWSRGERTSPFCKYTVESNTITQNECGSRMEVIWQSHHLKIKDLTIGDSSIYSCVAVSLIPPPIIENRSELTLLVEGMRLELFPMPSNTSPDCIQLVCSLASFYPPKVNVTWSKQGVTLSDTLLTNSSTYLWRSTLSLCKPDWNEGDVISCHVNSSVTAQPLTHNITITFDGDVQCCTPSWTTIIVTCVCLSAAIILGTSILLKCRKGTCLRSNEGTVLNNLVYENLQFSTAHEDHSKTSASSCIYDN, from the exons ATGCTTATTGCTGTCATTTCAAAACAGGAAGCAGTAATCCTGTGTGTTTCTCACTTAAAACTAAAGAAGTGTTGGCAGAAAAAGGAATTCTCCTGCAGCTCCATACCGATTTG TAAACAGAACTACAAAGAAGAAGAACACCACGAACAGAACGACATCGTCCACAACCCTGAAGTCAAGAACatg CTATATCCCACCTGTAAACTCCACGTTGGCCTTTTCCTGCTCATTGCTTTCACAG ATGTTGGCAGCTGCTCCCCGCAATCACCTCCCATCATTAGAGCATCTAAAGGAAGTAACGCTCTGCTGCCCTGCGCTGTCCCTGCAAACAATCACTCGAGGATGATCAGGGTTGAGTGGAGCAGAGGAGAACGCACGAGTCCTTTCTGTAAATACACTGTTGAAAGCAACACTATTACCCAAAATGAATGCGGGAGTCGAATGGAGGTGATATGGCAAAGCCACCATCTAAAAATCAAAGATCTCACAATCGGTGACAGCAGTATCTACAGCTGTGTAGCTGTCAGTCTTATACCCCCACCTATAATAGAAAACCGAAGTGAACTGACCCTTCTTGTCGAGG GTATGAGGCTGGAATTGTTTCCCATGCCTTCCAACACGTCTCCGGACTGCATACAGCTGGTCTGCAGCCTAGCAAGCTTCTATCCTCCCAAAGTCAATGTTACCTGGAGTAAACAGGGGGTGACACTTTCTGACACCCTGCTGACAAACAGCAGCACATACCTCTGGAGAAGCACCCTGAGCCTCTGCAAACCCGACTGGAACGAGGGAGACGTGATCTCCTGTCACGTGAACAGCTCAGTCACAGCTCAGCCTCTCACTCATAACATCACCATTACTTTCGATGGAg ATGTGCAGTGCTGCACCCCAAGCTGGACCACAATCATAGTcacatgtgtctgtctgtctgcagcgaTCATACTGGGGACCAGCATTTTACTCAAATGTCGGAAAG GTACCTGTCTGAGGTCCAATGAAGGGACTGTGTTGAATAACCTTGTATATGAAAACCTGCAGTTCAGCACAGCACATGAAGACCACAGTAAAACCAGCGCAAGCAGCTGTATCTATGACAATTAG